From one Azospirillum ramasamyi genomic stretch:
- a CDS encoding sensor histidine kinase encodes MALGLDEFLDSSGLVPHGVCLLWRPDILALHVASDMLIGLSYFSIPVALIYFVLRRRDLEFGWMALLFALFIIACGTTHFLAVWTLWNPDYVLEGLIKVITAFASLATAAALWWLMPRILALPSPKQLEATNRALEQEIAIRRQMETRYSGFFNHLGEALFIVQVLPDGDFAFEAINPALARIGGLDPERLRDRRVRDAVAPEVADLIIPRYTACRDSGKTIDYEETLDLPAGKRVFHTMLVPVKDAAGRVVQLLGSGRDVTESKRLQAEVVQTSKLATLGTLAAGMAHEMSQPVNVIRLWTENMLSRLRDNLLEPERAERSLTLVIEQTDRMAKLIDHVRTFGRRDGGGTQAFTPAHSVQSAVELLRHQYELEGIEIVESVTSAHRPVIGRPLELEQVILNLFSNARDAIIALRATGGEGGRIMVVVSDDSDGQNVAIQVTDDGGGIDPSVLPQIFDPFFTTKEVGKGAGLGLSIGYGIIDGMGGRIDARNVDLEGGRRGVRFTITLPSQPVSSSDRELSHA; translated from the coding sequence ATGGCGTTGGGATTGGACGAATTTCTCGACTCCAGCGGCTTGGTGCCGCATGGCGTCTGCCTGCTGTGGCGGCCCGACATCCTGGCGCTGCATGTCGCCTCGGACATGCTGATCGGCCTGTCGTATTTCTCCATCCCGGTGGCGCTGATCTATTTCGTCCTGCGCCGGCGCGATCTCGAATTCGGATGGATGGCGCTTCTGTTCGCCCTCTTCATCATCGCCTGCGGCACCACCCATTTCCTCGCCGTCTGGACGCTGTGGAACCCCGATTACGTGCTGGAGGGGCTGATCAAGGTAATCACCGCCTTCGCGTCGCTGGCGACCGCCGCGGCCCTGTGGTGGCTGATGCCGCGCATTTTAGCTCTGCCCAGCCCCAAGCAGCTGGAAGCGACCAACCGGGCGTTGGAGCAGGAAATCGCCATCCGGCGCCAGATGGAGACGCGCTATTCCGGCTTCTTCAACCATCTGGGCGAGGCGCTCTTCATCGTCCAGGTTCTGCCGGACGGTGATTTCGCCTTCGAGGCGATCAACCCGGCGCTGGCGCGGATCGGAGGACTGGACCCCGAGCGGTTGCGCGACCGCCGTGTCCGGGACGCCGTGGCGCCGGAGGTGGCCGATCTGATCATTCCCCGCTACACCGCCTGCCGCGACAGCGGCAAGACCATCGATTACGAAGAGACGCTGGACTTGCCGGCCGGTAAGCGCGTCTTCCACACCATGCTGGTTCCGGTGAAGGACGCTGCCGGGCGGGTCGTGCAGCTCCTGGGCAGCGGCCGCGACGTGACCGAAAGCAAGCGCCTGCAGGCGGAGGTGGTCCAGACTTCCAAGCTGGCGACCTTGGGCACGCTGGCCGCCGGCATGGCGCATGAGATGAGCCAGCCGGTGAACGTCATCCGCCTGTGGACGGAGAACATGCTGTCCCGCCTGCGCGACAATCTGCTGGAGCCGGAGCGCGCCGAACGCTCCCTGACCCTGGTGATCGAGCAGACCGACCGCATGGCCAAGCTGATCGACCATGTCCGCACCTTCGGCCGCCGGGACGGCGGCGGCACGCAGGCCTTCACCCCCGCCCATTCCGTCCAGAGCGCGGTGGAGCTGTTGCGCCACCAGTACGAGTTGGAAGGGATCGAGATCGTGGAGAGCGTCACGTCGGCCCATCGCCCGGTGATCGGTCGCCCACTTGAATTGGAGCAGGTGATCCTCAACCTATTTTCGAACGCGCGTGATGCCATCATCGCGCTTCGTGCAACGGGCGGGGAGGGAGGACGCATCATGGTGGTGGTCAGCGACGATTCCGACGGTCAGAATGTCGCCATCCAGGTGACGGACGACGGTGGCGGCATCGACCCATCGGTTCTGCCCCAGATCTTCGATCCCTTCTTCACGACCAAGGAGGTCGGCAAGGGGGCGGGACTCGGCCTGTCGATCGGCTACGGCATCATCGACGGCATGGGTGGCCGCATCGATGCCCGCAACGTCGATCTGGAGGGAGGGCGCCGCGGCGTCCGCTTCACCATAACCCTGCCCAGCCAGCCGGTCTCCTCCTCCGACAGGGAGCTGTCACATGCATGA
- a CDS encoding transglutaminase family protein, producing the protein MTPPTPLPDSGASTTRYRVRHATAYDYGEDVPISHHLLHLTARPHPRQRIRRSQLTIEPVPAVRSDRVDYFGNTVTYVAVQEPHRTFSIVAESEVEVFEPPALAPEGSAPWEQVRDSLRGLSGPDDGAEITQYCFDSALVASSPELLDYARGSFTPGRPAVAAAIDLMHRINRDFAFDPTATTVATPLAAVMRNRRGVCQDFAHIAAGCVRAMGLPARYVSGYLRTLPPPGQPRLVGADVSHAWASVWCGEAAGWLDICPTNACVANRDFITIAWGRDYDDVSPARGVLVGGAGHGLTVSVDVEPLED; encoded by the coding sequence ATGACTCCTCCCACTCCGCTTCCCGACAGCGGCGCTTCCACCACGCGCTACCGCGTGCGCCACGCCACCGCCTATGATTATGGCGAGGATGTGCCGATCTCCCACCACCTGCTGCACCTGACCGCCCGGCCGCACCCGCGCCAGCGCATCCGGCGCAGTCAGCTGACCATCGAGCCGGTCCCGGCGGTGCGGTCGGACCGGGTGGATTACTTCGGGAACACCGTCACCTATGTCGCCGTGCAGGAGCCGCACCGGACCTTCTCGATCGTCGCCGAAAGCGAGGTCGAGGTGTTCGAGCCGCCGGCATTGGCGCCCGAGGGCTCAGCCCCGTGGGAGCAGGTGCGCGACAGCCTGCGCGGCCTGTCCGGCCCGGATGACGGCGCGGAGATCACGCAATACTGCTTCGACAGCGCTCTGGTCGCCTCCAGCCCGGAACTGCTGGACTATGCGCGGGGCAGCTTCACCCCCGGCCGTCCGGCGGTCGCGGCGGCCATCGACCTGATGCACCGCATCAATCGGGATTTCGCCTTCGACCCCACCGCGACGACGGTCGCCACGCCGCTGGCGGCGGTGATGCGCAACCGCCGCGGCGTCTGCCAGGATTTCGCCCATATCGCCGCCGGCTGCGTCCGCGCGATGGGGCTGCCGGCCCGCTATGTCTCTGGATACCTGCGCACCCTGCCCCCGCCGGGCCAACCCCGGCTGGTGGGCGCCGACGTCAGCCATGCCTGGGCATCGGTCTGGTGCGGAGAGGCCGCCGGCTGGCTGGACATCTGCCCGACCAACGCCTGCGTCGCCAACCGCGACTTCATCACCATCGCCTGGGGCCGCGATTACGACGACGTCAGCCCGGCCCGCGGCGTTCTGGTCGGCGGCGCCGGCCACGGCCTGACCGTCAGCGTCGACGTCGAACCGCTGGAAGACTGA
- a CDS encoding response regulator: MHESLHILIAEDEVLAAMALEDFLSLKGFRVTVAANGAEALDRYGREQVDALVTDLRMPRMDGQTLIREIRNRDAALPVVVMTGYLTEDSDLKHDRWKPLEILSKPVNPRIICETLHRMLDLPLEA, from the coding sequence ATGCATGAGTCATTACACATCCTGATCGCGGAGGATGAGGTTCTCGCGGCGATGGCGCTGGAGGATTTCCTGTCGCTCAAGGGCTTCCGCGTCACCGTCGCCGCCAATGGGGCGGAGGCGCTGGATCGCTACGGCCGTGAGCAGGTGGATGCGCTGGTGACCGACCTGCGCATGCCGCGCATGGACGGCCAGACCCTGATCCGCGAAATTCGCAATCGCGATGCCGCGCTGCCGGTGGTGGTGATGACCGGCTATCTGACGGAGGACAGCGACCTGAAGCATGATCGCTGGAAGCCGCTGGAGATTCTCAGCAAGCCGGTAAACCCGCGCATCATCTGTGAAACGCTGCACCGCATGCTCGACCTGCCGCTGGAGGCGTGA